A region of Geminocystis sp. M7585_C2015_104 DNA encodes the following proteins:
- a CDS encoding alpha-mannosidase: MAEYITNRLRRLTEVELQNNWFFSDIDYQCIPTEIDKEWQKAKVNDKGYLIWEKGRKIRWFAQKIIIPHSLSEGYPVIGLDLRLALTWWAESARVFVNGKLRVEGDLFDSSCRFLVAENVQENQEFFIALRLVSPSHDNGGLMLSRCIYEAKKGKIDPSFVANELTILYKYLQSFYPDKEAEFEEAIGNINWGCVDNQGLFNQELENLRKRLLPLSKYIKERNFCLLGHAHLDLAWLWDIEETYEVAEKTFNSVLNLQKEYKYLVFGHTTIYLYSWLSQKQPHLFRQIQQAVTEKKWEVLGGMWVEAEVNLIGGESLVRQLLYGQKYAFLLFGKYCKVAWLIDSFGFPWQLPQFLQQAEIKYFVTGKLHWNDTNFFPYGCFWWESPDGSRIFTLISPPNVAGVMDTNPLTMTDYGIQWEKQTGLKDIFWLPGVGDHGGGPTRDMLEMAQRYQQSPFFPNLQFVTAETFLDKISNSPSTDYPIWKDELYLEFHRGCYTTHGDQKYFNRYSETLLYQAELFATIATILKQKHFLKQHHFSANSTEGDYSPNIIESLWQKVLVNQFHDILPGTSIAPVFTTANRLWQEVITTAKTIITQSLKSISAYLPPPPLDCLQEIVVFNSLNWQRGGVVELDLNKDIEKDKTKQILKHQCQVYDAEGKPVLTEVTPEGKLLFYADNIPSIGYKTFYLLVEDDLVDNLKLPANILPHNPMEFILENQYLRVTINPSTGNLSQIFDKVNQKEVLAAEGNQLQLFEDKGQYWDAWNINPEYRKFPLPSPRIEEIEWLEKGKLRQIIRVKKTYNRSSFTQDYILEYNSPLLEIRNEVDWQEDYTLVKTKFPLTVKNDFVTYEIACGSIQRRVIDKAVTPFDKAKWEVYGHRWADLSDNLADYGVSLLNDCKYGYSATSSELHLTLLRSPRWPDATADRMTHQFRYAIYPHRGSWQEAKTVRKGYEFNQPFCCFLPTNNNTNNKRQPSPLAYQGEFISLGDNSLILMAFKQAENSPDKYILRLYESEGKKCQLKIQNNLGLAFSHGVNLLENHTFNEMPQVIQPHKIVSFLFKTNSPG, from the coding sequence ATGGCAGAATACATCACCAATAGACTGAGAAGGTTAACAGAGGTGGAACTTCAAAATAACTGGTTTTTTTCCGATATAGATTACCAGTGTATACCAACAGAGATAGACAAGGAATGGCAGAAGGCCAAAGTCAACGACAAAGGATATCTAATATGGGAAAAAGGCAGAAAAATTAGATGGTTTGCCCAGAAAATTATCATCCCCCATAGTCTCAGTGAAGGATACCCGGTGATAGGATTAGATTTGCGATTGGCCTTGACGTGGTGGGCGGAGTCGGCACGGGTTTTTGTCAACGGGAAATTGAGGGTGGAGGGAGATTTGTTTGACTCATCCTGTAGGTTTTTAGTAGCAGAAAATGTCCAGGAGAATCAGGAATTTTTTATCGCCCTTCGCTTGGTAAGCCCAAGTCATGATAACGGTGGTTTGATGCTTTCTCGTTGCATTTACGAAGCTAAAAAAGGCAAGATTGACCCCAGTTTTGTGGCTAATGAATTAACTATACTATATAAATACCTTCAAAGTTTTTACCCAGACAAGGAAGCAGAATTTGAAGAGGCAATTGGTAATATAAACTGGGGTTGTGTAGACAATCAGGGGTTGTTTAACCAGGAATTAGAAAACCTGAGAAAACGGCTACTACCCCTATCTAAATACATCAAAGAGAGAAACTTTTGTCTACTAGGACATGCCCACTTAGACTTAGCATGGCTTTGGGATATTGAAGAAACATATGAAGTGGCAGAGAAGACTTTTAATTCTGTATTAAACCTTCAAAAAGAGTATAAATACCTGGTATTCGGCCACACAACAATCTACTTGTATTCCTGGCTATCCCAAAAACAACCCCATCTGTTTAGACAAATTCAACAAGCCGTAACTGAGAAAAAATGGGAAGTGTTAGGGGGAATGTGGGTTGAAGCAGAGGTGAATCTGATTGGAGGGGAATCTTTGGTTAGACAGCTACTGTATGGGCAAAAATATGCTTTCTTATTGTTTGGGAAATACTGCAAAGTTGCCTGGCTAATAGATAGTTTTGGCTTCCCCTGGCAACTACCACAATTTTTACAACAAGCAGAAATAAAATACTTTGTTACAGGCAAATTACACTGGAATGACACCAACTTCTTCCCCTATGGTTGTTTCTGGTGGGAATCCCCCGACGGCAGTAGAATTTTCACCTTGATTTCTCCCCCTAATGTGGCAGGAGTCATGGATACTAATCCTCTCACCATGACTGATTATGGCATCCAATGGGAAAAACAAACGGGATTAAAAGATATTTTCTGGCTACCGGGAGTAGGAGATCATGGAGGTGGCCCCACCCGTGATATGCTAGAAATGGCACAACGTTATCAGCAGTCTCCCTTTTTCCCAAACCTCCAATTTGTCACCGCCGAAACTTTCTTGGACAAAATCAGCAACTCCCCCTCTACTGACTATCCCATATGGAAAGACGAACTCTATTTAGAATTCCATCGTGGCTGTTACACCACCCATGGTGACCAGAAGTATTTTAACCGTTATAGTGAAACTTTGCTATACCAAGCGGAATTATTTGCCACCATCGCCACTATCTTGAAACAGAAACATTTCTTGAAGCAACACCATTTTTCAGCCAACTCCACTGAAGGAGATTATAGTCCCAACATTATAGAGTCTCTTTGGCAAAAGGTATTAGTCAACCAATTCCATGATATATTACCCGGTACTTCTATTGCCCCTGTTTTCACCACTGCCAATAGGTTGTGGCAAGAAGTCATTACCACTGCCAAGACAATTATCACTCAAAGTCTTAAATCCATCTCCGCCTATCTCCCTCCACCTCCCCTTGATTGCCTGCAGGAAATAGTAGTTTTTAACAGTCTCAATTGGCAAAGAGGAGGGGTTGTAGAATTAGACTTAAATAAAGACATAGAAAAAGACAAGACAAAACAAATTCTAAAACACCAGTGTCAGGTATATGACGCCGAGGGTAAACCAGTATTAACAGAAGTCACCCCGGAAGGCAAACTGCTATTTTATGCTGACAATATCCCTAGTATTGGCTATAAAACCTTCTATCTGCTTGTTGAGGATGACTTGGTCGATAACCTAAAATTACCCGCCAATATCCTGCCTCATAACCCAATGGAATTTATCTTAGAAAACCAATATCTGAGAGTCACTATTAACCCCTCTACCGGTAATTTAAGTCAGATTTTTGATAAAGTAAACCAAAAAGAGGTGTTAGCCGCCGAGGGAAATCAGTTACAATTGTTTGAGGATAAGGGACAATACTGGGATGCCTGGAATATCAATCCAGAATATAGAAAATTCCCATTGCCATCCCCAAGAATAGAAGAGATTGAATGGCTGGAAAAAGGCAAGTTAAGACAGATAATTAGGGTCAAAAAAACCTATAATCGCTCCTCTTTCACCCAGGACTATATACTAGAGTATAACTCTCCCCTGCTAGAGATAAGAAATGAAGTAGACTGGCAAGAAGACTACACCCTTGTCAAAACAAAATTTCCCCTTACTGTAAAAAACGACTTTGTAACCTATGAAATTGCCTGTGGCAGTATTCAAAGAAGAGTGATAGATAAGGCAGTTACCCCCTTCGACAAAGCCAAATGGGAAGTATATGGCCACCGTTGGGCCGATTTAAGTGATAATCTTGCTGACTATGGGGTTAGTCTCCTCAATGACTGTAAATATGGTTATTCTGCCACTTCTTCTGAATTACATCTGACACTTTTGCGTAGTCCAAGATGGCCAGATGCCACCGCCGACAGGATGACACACCAATTCCGGTATGCCATCTACCCTCATAGGGGGAGTTGGCAGGAGGCAAAAACAGTAAGAAAAGGCTATGAATTCAATCAACCTTTTTGTTGTTTCCTCCCCACCAACAACAATACCAACAACAAAAGGCAACCCTCTCCCCTTGCCTACCAGGGGGAATTTATAAGTCTGGGGGATAACAGTCTAATCTTAATGGCATTTAAACAGGCAGAAAACAGTCCAGACAAGTATATTCTAAGACTGTATGAGAGTGAAGGCAAAAAATGCCAATTAAAAATACAAAACAATCTAGGTTTGGCATTTTCCCACGGGGTAAACCTGCTGGAAAACCATACCTTTAATGAGATGCCCCAGGTGATTCAACCCCATAAAATAGTCAGTTTCCTATTTAAGACAAACTCTCCCGGTTAA